A window of Hordeum vulgare subsp. vulgare chromosome 5H, MorexV3_pseudomolecules_assembly, whole genome shotgun sequence genomic DNA:
AGTTCTTTGATTTGAGCATTTCGAAATAGATGGGTTTTTTTATAATCTAAACAGCTCCCAAAGTAGTTAAATGCGAAAAAAAGAGTGCAGCCACTTGAATCTTTTTACAATATTAGCAAGATTCATTACTCACAGAATAGTGGCATAACTATGTTTATGAACTCTTTTGACAAGGAACAAATCAAATAAGACAAGATTTGGAAACTCAACTTCATCAAACTCATAGGCTAACAAAGCAGGCCTACCTGAACTCAGAGCTCAAGGAACATGGCATGCAGTAATTATAAGATGTTCCGAACAAATGTAGAagcagagaagaaaaaaaatgcataTAATGGGGGTGATTTACTAACCTGCCGATGTCTGCGACGCTGCAATATACTAATTGCCCAAGCCATTATATAGAATGGGAGAAGAAAACCAGCAGCACGCAGTAAGAAAAGCTGCCAAATAATGAACCACAGATATGAATACCGATGATAATGTGCAGAGAAATGGTGCCTATGGCATATCTTAGATAGAATATTCCGCTTACTGAAAACATTGCTGaagtgtcatcatcatcttcatcagttAGTGTCAATGCATGCCTTAGTAATAGGAGAGCCattaactgaacacatggaaAAAAGGTAAACAAGTAAGCAACAAACATTCTGTTAGATGTTCAATATATGGAAATACATCTGCAGACTGCCGTGTAGGAACTCACAACAAGAGCAGCAGAACGGCAAAAGGCAGCAGTGCTGGCATTCGTGGCTGAATAGTCATCATATTCAGCTTCCATAATGTGGTTTTGTGCTACTGCCAGGATCCTAGGATCACGCAAGTCAAATGCTGTGCCAGTAATGGTCCAGCCACCACTGCACACACCAAAAAAAGAAGTAAACGACAATTGAATACTATAAACGGGATACCAGACATACAGAATAAAATAACTTGTGAAGTAGAATCAAGTATCAACGTCTTGAATGAAACAAAATTATGTCATGCCTTATATCGATGGTAGTTTCATCAGGATGGGGTCTGGGAGGTGCAGTGTACCCATGTTCATACGGCTGCAGTAAGGTGATTTCCAACAACAGTTCAGGATCATATCAGGGGAAAGGGGCATAAATCATCTAAAAATAAATTCACCTCATGGCAGATTTCACATGTCACATCTCCTTTCTCATTGCACCATCTTTGTACACAAGCCCTATGCGCATACTGCACAAAATAAAATATGTGAGAACATTATCCATGCACTTTAGTAATTTACCTATCGAGAGACCCAAATTTCATCAAAAGGATAAAGAAAAAGAACTTCATAAACA
This region includes:
- the LOC123398312 gene encoding uncharacterized protein LOC123398312; protein product: MVKDHLMLNVDRLMVPEPIEVTGAPKSSSSRDTTALPITGHSFFAVGDSMVPEEEPLLQMTECRICQEEDDIKNLESPCACTGSVKYAHRACVQRWCNEKGDVTCEICHEPYEHGYTAPPRPHPDETTIDISGGWTITGTAFDLRDPRILAVAQNHIMEAEYDDYSATNASTAAFCRSAALVLMALLLLRHALTLTDEDDDDTSAMFSLFLLRAAGFLLPFYIMAWAISILQRRRHRQEAAALAATEVAFILQSGQGRGVHFTIAPDSPATPQHEPQP